From Bacteroidota bacterium, a single genomic window includes:
- a CDS encoding TonB-dependent receptor, giving the protein MVELRNTTQIANAVSSQQMSKTQDRSAADVMRRIPGVTLQQDRFIMIRGLAERYNTILLNNGIAPSAEADRKAFSLDMIPTRLLDRIIIMKTAMPELSAEFAGGMIKIYTRNTSDDKLFQVIYSTGFRQGTTFQKFNKPYAPGSDLFTLSGKFRNLPGIFPSKLSNEQTEQQVRLGQELPNTWVNNETSAMPDQQIGLMYAGNTKLRNSTLSNLFSIVYNYDSRNINRSIYNYNLYDFKNNKSDTVYHFDDIESIVRVNISALNNTSLIVNSRNKIELKNLVNRSGTNSGVTREGKNFESGNEELNYASRYIERTLLSSQLGGEHERGSHEQLKLDWTIAHNYTLTNEPDYRRLRTVRNLGADANTPYMLVVPPSASLEDLGRFYSTLNEQLLSGAANAEYMPTKNDSNNGKWKIKTGIYTEYRNRDYKARWLSYKKSNIDLFDNQLLYAPLETVFNQENINSTTGFKIEEGTNPTDKYNAGTQLLAWYVQSEYQFGRFTISGGARVEALNQTLSMLDYGRNPITVDNKSIQILPSVIATYPVSEKAFIKAAYAHTVNRPEFREMAAFSYYDFVYNESLTGNPQIKNCNISNFDVRYDFYPSGKELITFGLFYKKFINPIEKYALTGSGGGTRNFSFGNADYASTYGVEAEIKKSLAPLNLGKFINNLSISINSSYIYSRVSLGSKATNQVATRPLMGQSPYIINGGFFYDNDKSGIQASVLYNLIGPRIFAVGADGNPDIYEMPRHVIDASLTKEISKHWDIKIGIRDALNAAFIFMQDANLDNKINAQDETIMRYQVGSAVSLGINYKL; this is encoded by the coding sequence TTGGTTGAGCTTCGCAATACAACGCAGATTGCCAATGCGGTTTCTAGTCAGCAAATGAGTAAGACACAAGACCGAAGCGCGGCTGATGTAATGCGAAGAATACCCGGAGTAACCTTGCAACAAGACCGCTTTATTATGATTCGCGGATTGGCAGAAAGATACAATACCATTTTACTTAATAATGGCATTGCACCAAGCGCAGAAGCTGATCGGAAGGCATTTTCACTTGATATGATTCCTACTCGTTTATTAGATCGCATTATAATAATGAAAACTGCAATGCCTGAATTATCTGCTGAATTTGCAGGTGGAATGATTAAAATTTATACCCGCAACACATCTGATGATAAATTATTTCAGGTAATTTATTCAACAGGTTTCAGGCAGGGTACCACCTTTCAGAAATTTAATAAACCATATGCACCAGGCAGCGATTTGTTTACCTTAAGCGGAAAATTTAGAAATCTGCCAGGCATTTTTCCATCCAAGTTGAGCAATGAGCAAACAGAACAACAAGTAAGGCTAGGTCAGGAACTTCCGAATACATGGGTTAACAATGAAACAAGTGCAATGCCCGACCAGCAAATAGGTTTAATGTATGCAGGCAATACTAAATTGCGAAATTCAACCTTATCAAATCTGTTTAGTATTGTTTATAACTATGACTCCAGAAACATTAACCGTAGCATATACAACTACAACTTATACGATTTTAAAAATAACAAAAGCGATACGGTTTATCACTTTGATGATATTGAATCGATTGTAAGAGTAAATATAAGCGCCCTAAATAATACTAGCCTGATTGTAAACTCACGGAATAAAATTGAACTAAAGAATCTCGTTAACCGCTCCGGCACTAATTCAGGAGTTACGCGTGAAGGTAAAAATTTTGAGAGCGGCAATGAGGAATTAAATTATGCTTCGCGATATATTGAGCGAACATTATTAAGCAGTCAATTAGGCGGTGAGCATGAGCGTGGGTCGCATGAGCAGTTAAAATTAGACTGGACCATTGCACATAATTATACACTTACCAACGAACCCGACTATCGCAGGTTGCGCACGGTGCGCAACTTAGGTGCTGATGCAAATACGCCATACATGCTGGTGGTGCCACCTTCTGCCTCCCTCGAAGATTTGGGAAGATTTTATTCTACACTCAACGAGCAATTACTAAGTGGTGCTGCCAATGCGGAATACATGCCAACAAAAAATGATAGCAACAATGGAAAGTGGAAAATTAAAACAGGAATATATACAGAATATCGTAACCGAGATTATAAAGCGCGGTGGCTCTCTTACAAAAAATCAAACATTGATTTGTTCGACAATCAATTGTTGTATGCTCCACTCGAAACTGTATTTAATCAGGAAAATATAAATAGCACCACCGGATTTAAAATTGAAGAAGGTACTAACCCAACCGATAAATATAATGCAGGAACACAATTGCTTGCATGGTACGTTCAATCAGAGTATCAGTTTGGTCGGTTTACCATTTCAGGCGGTGCTCGGGTTGAAGCGCTCAATCAAACCCTGTCGATGCTGGATTATGGCAGAAATCCAATTACGGTAGATAATAAAAGTATTCAAATTCTTCCTTCTGTTATTGCTACTTATCCGGTTTCTGAAAAAGCATTTATTAAGGCTGCTTATGCACACACTGTAAATCGCCCCGAGTTTAGAGAAATGGCCGCATTCAGTTATTACGATTTTGTATACAACGAATCGCTTACCGGAAATCCACAGATTAAAAACTGTAATATTTCAAACTTTGATGTACGCTACGATTTTTACCCATCGGGCAAGGAGCTAATTACATTTGGATTGTTTTATAAAAAATTTATAAATCCAATTGAAAAATATGCACTTACAGGATCGGGAGGAGGAACACGTAATTTTTCTTTTGGCAATGCGGATTATGCAAGTACGTATGGCGTAGAAGCAGAGATAAAAAAATCGTTAGCACCATTAAACCTCGGAAAGTTTATTAATAATCTTTCTATTTCAATCAATAGCAGTTATATCTATAGCAGGGTTTCGCTTGGCAGCAAGGCAACAAATCAAGTTGCAACACGTCCACTGATGGGGCAGTCTCCTTATATTATTAATGGAGGATTTTTTTATGATAATGATAAAAGTGGAATACAGGCATCTGTTTTATATAACCTGATAGGCCCCCGTATTTTTGCTGTTGGAGCTGATGGCAATCCGGATATTTATGAAATGCCGCGTCATGTAATCGATGCATCGCTCACTAAAGAAATAAGCAAACATTGGGATATTAAGATTGGAATAAGAGATGCTTTAAATGCCGCATTTATTTTTATGCAGGACGCTAATCTTGATAATAAAATTAATGCGCAGGACGAAACCATCATGCGTTACCAGGTTGGTTCGGCAGTTAGTCTGGGTATTAATTACAAGTTATAA
- the pstC gene encoding phosphate ABC transporter permease subunit PstC: MQEARKIKEKIIEGALLGCASLSILTTVGIIIVLVVQLFSFFQVVSVWDFLTDTQWTPLFDDKHFGIIALLSGTFLTTVIAIAIALPFGLIIAIYLSEYAKKRTRQILKPMLEVLATVPTVVYGFFALTVVTPFLQKLIPGLAGFNALSPGIVMGIMIIPLITSMSEDAMYAVPRALREGAYALGSSTFQTAWKVVVPSASSGIIVSVILATSRAIGETMIVAIAAGQQPRLTLNPLVPIETVTTYIVQVSMGDVPHGSIEYQTIFAAGFSLFVFTFALNNLSFFIKKKYAQVYE, from the coding sequence TTGCAAGAAGCAAGAAAAATAAAAGAAAAAATAATTGAAGGCGCGCTATTGGGGTGCGCCTCTCTTAGCATTTTAACTACTGTAGGTATTATCATTGTTCTTGTTGTACAACTTTTTTCTTTTTTTCAAGTCGTTTCGGTTTGGGATTTTCTTACCGATACTCAATGGACACCATTGTTTGACGACAAGCATTTTGGAATCATTGCTCTATTGAGTGGTACATTCTTAACTACAGTTATCGCCATTGCTATTGCTTTGCCATTTGGTCTTATCATAGCCATCTACCTGAGCGAATATGCCAAAAAAAGAACCCGTCAGATATTAAAGCCAATGTTGGAAGTGCTTGCAACTGTGCCAACGGTGGTTTATGGATTTTTTGCTTTAACGGTGGTAACTCCGTTTTTACAAAAATTAATTCCGGGGCTTGCCGGCTTCAATGCCTTGTCTCCGGGTATAGTAATGGGAATAATGATTATTCCATTGATTACCTCCATGAGCGAAGATGCTATGTATGCCGTGCCACGTGCCTTGCGCGAAGGTGCTTATGCATTAGGTAGCTCAACATTTCAAACAGCCTGGAAAGTGGTAGTGCCATCTGCATCATCAGGTATAATCGTTTCCGTTATCTTAGCTACATCACGTGCCATAGGCGAAACTATGATTGTGGCCATAGCTGCAGGGCAGCAGCCGCGCTTAACACTCAATCCACTTGTGCCCATAGAAACCGTTACCACCTATATTGTACAGGTAAGTATGGGAGATGTACCACATGGTTCGATAGAATATCAGACCATATTTGCCGCAGGGTTTAGCTTGTTTGTGTTCACCTTTGCACTTAATAATTTGAGTTTTTTCATCAAGAAAAAATACGCTCAGGTATATGAATAA
- the pstB gene encoding phosphate ABC transporter ATP-binding protein, whose protein sequence is MESPRNKTYKLEAKHINCYYGSFHVLKDISMTVRENTVTALIGPSGCGKSTYLRLFNRMNDYIEGFRIEGAAEIDGKEIYSKKVPINELRKNVGMVFQKPNPFPKSIFENVAYGLRVNGINGKSVLAETVERSLIQAALWEEVKDQLNKNALRLSGGQQQRLCIARALAIEPSVILMDEPASALDPISTSKIEELIYDLRRNYTIVIVTHNMQQAGRVSDNTAFFYMGELIEFDETKKIFTNPAKVQTQNYVTGRFG, encoded by the coding sequence ATGGAATCACCCAGAAATAAAACATATAAACTCGAAGCAAAACATATTAATTGCTACTATGGAAGCTTTCATGTGTTGAAAGATATTTCTATGACGGTTCGCGAAAACACCGTGACTGCGCTTATTGGCCCTTCGGGTTGTGGCAAATCTACCTACCTGCGTTTATTCAATCGTATGAATGATTACATTGAAGGATTTAGAATTGAAGGCGCTGCCGAAATTGATGGCAAAGAAATTTATTCGAAGAAAGTTCCGATAAACGAATTGCGAAAAAATGTGGGTATGGTATTTCAAAAACCTAACCCTTTTCCAAAAAGTATTTTTGAAAATGTAGCCTACGGCTTGCGTGTAAATGGCATTAATGGAAAATCTGTACTTGCCGAAACAGTTGAGCGATCGTTAATACAAGCCGCTTTATGGGAGGAAGTAAAAGATCAGTTAAATAAAAACGCACTTCGCTTATCAGGCGGTCAACAGCAACGCTTATGCATTGCCAGGGCGCTTGCTATCGAACCTTCGGTAATATTAATGGATGAGCCCGCCTCTGCACTCGACCCTATTTCGACTTCGAAAATTGAGGAATTGATCTATGACCTGAGGCGAAACTATACCATTGTTATAGTAACACATAATATGCAGCAAGCTGGCCGCGTAAGTGACAATACCGCATTCTTTTACATGGGAGAGCTTATTGAGTTTGACGAGACCAAAAAAATATTTACCAATCCCGCCAAAGTACAAACTCAGAATTATGTTACAGGCAGGTTTGGATAA
- a CDS encoding carboxypeptidase regulatory-like domain-containing protein translates to MQIDLRKLLTDSSINYYCILYTDDMFCKIKLISIFLFVLIQMNWVYAQVSGELRDRNENPVALAEVRIYNVQATFEVTSDSAGKFSIPDIKAGRYILTVTKSGYKSYIQPELLIATGKPLYLNITLDVFSVNLAEATVSSAMSTLTRIHTTYHISSEQTQRFASANDDAARAMTYYPGLVQLNDGTNHISANGNSPNATGWFINDLPVMNPNHLANAGTFSDRPAPSGGGITMFSNQVLEGTSLYNGNMKVQHINCLAAAMQMKFRNGNALSHNSSIQTGLIGVDVASEGPLGKKGKASYLINYRYSFTGILAMMGVTFGGEDIRFQDVTYNLNFPLGKKNTIQLFGVAGNSSNVFKHEQDSGLWESQKQLLDINYKQRNIFAAFSWTHTFDTKFYLKLSGAFNSFYTNHQVKPRFPELVYIQSRSETGDTALPLHLYLNQSLNGVHSLRYGVIMNLQRSYISQLSVTRRAFNMNAVPAQQLNRNAYYGYINYTINTGKFYSELGVQHSEFTNFDNTNISTALRAQYLVSKRHLASVTFNNTAQMQQVRDNARAYNFRYAFDNYKVQPNRSIMGTVNYFYTSASMMQLSTQFFYQQLYHIASGGIYSVLNSFENDMLTNYANNGEGRNRGVNVSLEKPLLSNFYHLVSVSVYDAKVKIQERWYDSRYNGRYSMQYTGGYEKRNKRENTWGINLHGIYAGGMRTKQLDTLQSIYSEATIVEASPAFNRKLKDYFRADLRITYRINGKKSNTLLAMDIQNITGNENENGWIYDALTKEFVTRRQLGLIPVLSCRWQF, encoded by the coding sequence TTGCAAATTGATCTACGCAAGCTGCTGACCGATTCTTCAATTAATTACTATTGCATTTTATATACTGATGATATGTTTTGTAAAATTAAACTTATATCTATTTTCCTGTTCGTCTTAATACAGATGAATTGGGTGTATGCTCAGGTTAGCGGGGAACTGCGCGATAGAAATGAAAATCCTGTGGCACTGGCCGAAGTAAGAATTTATAATGTACAGGCAACGTTTGAGGTAACCTCAGATTCAGCAGGGAAGTTTAGTATTCCGGATATAAAAGCTGGGAGATATATACTTACCGTTACTAAAAGCGGATATAAGAGCTACATACAACCCGAGTTGCTGATAGCAACCGGCAAACCTTTATATTTGAATATTACGCTTGATGTATTTTCGGTCAACCTTGCTGAAGCAACGGTATCCTCTGCCATGTCCACCCTTACACGCATTCATACCACTTACCATATTAGTAGCGAGCAAACGCAGCGCTTTGCCAGTGCCAATGATGATGCAGCGCGTGCCATGACGTATTATCCCGGCTTAGTGCAATTGAATGATGGTACTAATCATATAAGTGCCAATGGCAACTCGCCCAATGCAACAGGATGGTTTATTAATGACTTACCGGTAATGAATCCCAATCACCTTGCCAATGCAGGAACCTTTAGCGATCGTCCGGCACCGAGTGGTGGTGGAATTACCATGTTTAGCAATCAGGTATTGGAAGGAACAAGCTTGTACAACGGCAACATGAAAGTGCAACACATAAACTGCCTGGCTGCAGCCATGCAAATGAAGTTTAGAAATGGAAATGCACTTTCACATAACAGTAGCATTCAAACCGGATTGATAGGTGTTGATGTAGCTTCCGAAGGTCCTTTAGGAAAAAAAGGAAAGGCTTCTTATTTAATCAACTACCGATACTCATTTACAGGGATACTTGCCATGATGGGAGTTACCTTTGGTGGTGAGGATATCCGTTTTCAGGATGTTACGTACAATCTGAATTTTCCTTTAGGAAAAAAAAATACAATACAGTTATTTGGTGTAGCAGGAAATAGCAGCAATGTATTCAAGCATGAACAAGACTCGGGCTTATGGGAGTCGCAAAAACAATTATTGGACATTAATTATAAGCAGCGAAATATTTTCGCGGCATTTAGCTGGACACATACGTTTGATACCAAATTTTATCTGAAACTATCGGGGGCTTTTAATTCCTTTTATACTAATCATCAGGTAAAACCACGTTTTCCGGAATTGGTATATATTCAATCGCGAAGCGAAACGGGCGACACAGCTCTTCCTCTACATTTGTATTTGAATCAATCGCTAAATGGTGTGCACTCATTAAGATATGGTGTTATTATGAATCTGCAACGCTCTTACATATCGCAATTGTCGGTTACGCGCAGGGCATTTAATATGAATGCAGTGCCTGCTCAGCAACTCAACCGAAATGCCTATTACGGATATATAAACTACACTATTAATACCGGTAAATTTTACAGCGAGCTTGGAGTACAACACTCCGAATTTACAAACTTCGACAATACAAATATCAGCACTGCCTTACGAGCACAGTATTTAGTTAGCAAACGTCATTTAGCAAGTGTTACGTTTAATAACACAGCGCAAATGCAACAGGTTCGCGACAATGCCAGGGCATACAATTTCAGGTATGCGTTTGATAATTACAAAGTACAACCAAACCGAAGTATAATGGGTACAGTTAATTACTTTTATACATCGGCAAGTATGATGCAGTTAAGTACGCAGTTTTTTTATCAGCAATTGTATCATATTGCTTCGGGTGGCATTTACAGTGTGCTTAACAGTTTTGAAAACGATATGCTTACCAATTATGCAAATAATGGTGAGGGGCGAAACAGGGGTGTAAATGTATCGCTCGAAAAGCCGCTTTTAAGTAATTTTTACCACCTCGTATCGGTAAGTGTATATGATGCTAAAGTAAAAATACAAGAACGTTGGTACGATAGCCGTTATAATGGAAGATACTCTATGCAATATACGGGTGGATATGAGAAAAGGAATAAGCGTGAGAATACATGGGGAATAAATCTGCATGGGATATATGCCGGTGGTATGCGCACCAAACAACTTGATACCCTGCAATCTATCTATTCCGAAGCCACCATTGTTGAAGCTTCACCGGCATTCAATAGAAAGTTGAAAGATTATTTTAGAGCTGATTTACGGATTACCTATCGCATTAACGGGAAGAAATCAAATACACTGTTAGCAATGGATATTCAAAATATTACAGGAAATGAAAATGAGAATGGATGGATATATGATGCGCTAACAAAGGAGTTTGTAACACGCAGGCAACTTGGTTTAATACCCGTGTTAAGCTGCAGGTGGCAGTTTTAA
- a CDS encoding class I SAM-dependent methyltransferase, with protein MRLLCPENFADYELIDCGNFEKLERFGKYVTIRPEPQAIWNKKLSEKDWEKKADVRFVSKSSSAGMWQKKGNMPDQWTINYSFNHLNHKAGITLRLGLTSFKHVGVFPEQAVNWDFIFKSIKKINHPNPKVLNLFAYTGAASLASKAAGADVVHLDSIKQVVSWARQNMELSNLDNIRWLVEDAMTFVNREVKRGNKYQGIILDPPAYGHGPDGESWKLENMINDMMGQVKKLLDKEHFLVLNTYSLGFSALLIENMMDTIFDKNKNREFGEIYLPSTSGFKLPLGVYSRYVTS; from the coding sequence ATGCGCTTGCTTTGTCCCGAAAATTTTGCCGACTACGAACTAATCGATTGTGGAAATTTTGAAAAACTTGAACGTTTTGGCAAGTATGTTACCATACGCCCTGAGCCACAGGCTATATGGAACAAAAAACTGAGCGAAAAAGACTGGGAGAAAAAAGCAGATGTGCGCTTTGTTTCAAAATCGAGCTCTGCTGGCATGTGGCAAAAGAAAGGCAATATGCCCGATCAGTGGACCATCAACTATTCGTTTAATCACCTTAATCATAAAGCAGGTATTACCTTACGGCTTGGCCTAACATCGTTTAAACATGTTGGTGTTTTTCCTGAGCAGGCCGTAAACTGGGATTTTATTTTTAAATCGATAAAAAAAATAAATCATCCAAATCCGAAGGTGCTCAATTTGTTTGCTTACACCGGAGCAGCATCACTGGCAAGTAAAGCGGCCGGTGCCGATGTGGTTCACCTGGATAGCATAAAGCAAGTAGTATCGTGGGCACGGCAAAACATGGAGCTAAGTAACCTTGACAATATACGTTGGTTAGTAGAAGATGCGATGACCTTTGTAAATCGCGAAGTAAAACGAGGTAACAAATATCAAGGCATTATTCTTGATCCACCTGCCTATGGACATGGACCCGATGGCGAAAGTTGGAAACTTGAAAACATGATAAATGATATGATGGGCCAGGTAAAAAAACTATTGGATAAAGAACATTTTCTGGTACTTAATACGTATTCACTTGGATTTTCAGCCTTACTTATTGAGAATATGATGGACACCATTTTTGACAAAAATAAAAATCGGGAATTTGGAGAAATTTACCTGCCAAGTACGTCTGGTTTCAAACTCCCTTTGGGAGTTTATTCGAGGTATGTTACCTCCTGA
- a CDS encoding GNAT family N-acetyltransferase, whose amino-acid sequence MKIVINQDLALVSPDRHSISWLVKYLNDGDIYTNTLKIPKDYGRNDALKFFNFCKRQHSKIGMENNLMVLHQPSGEIIGGIGSWLKYGIDAHKDEIGYWLAKPYRNKGYTTVVVKNYCHYLFEKRPSLERIEAGIFLHNIASQKVLSKCGFSYEGIMRNEALKDGMLHDTAWYSLLRQDFYEKQNRNIR is encoded by the coding sequence ATGAAAATTGTAATAAACCAAGACCTGGCACTTGTAAGCCCCGACCGGCATAGCATATCGTGGCTTGTGAAATATCTTAATGACGGTGATATTTATACCAACACCCTAAAGATTCCCAAAGACTATGGCCGAAACGATGCGCTTAAATTTTTTAATTTTTGCAAACGACAGCATTCTAAAATCGGCATGGAGAATAACCTCATGGTGCTTCACCAACCAAGCGGAGAAATTATTGGAGGAATAGGCTCATGGCTAAAATATGGAATAGATGCCCATAAGGATGAAATTGGATACTGGCTGGCAAAGCCATACCGCAACAAAGGTTATACTACCGTTGTGGTTAAAAACTACTGCCATTATTTATTTGAAAAAAGACCTTCACTTGAACGCATTGAAGCAGGGATATTTTTACATAATATTGCATCGCAAAAAGTGCTTTCGAAATGTGGGTTCAGTTACGAGGGCATCATGCGTAACGAAGCATTAAAAGATGGCATGTTGCACGATACTGCATGGTATTCATTATTAAGACAAGATTTTTATGAAAAACAAAATAGAAATATTAGATAA